A single window of Neisseria sp. KEM232 DNA harbors:
- a CDS encoding tRNA-specific adenosine deaminase, with protein MFLATPPFAPSVVRALNALGMLTRGDLRRTGAAQAFLLLKAAGCTVTRSVLWQLAAECAGTDARALTEADKAALWEEVKRRPPAALPPDAAEAEGFMRQALRQAQTAAALGEVPVGAVVVRGGEVLAAAHNRCLADCDVSAHAEIRALSAAGRRLGSMRLDGCDVYVTLEPCAMCASALLQARVARVVFGAAEPKSGAAGSVCDLFADGRLNSHTAVFGGILADESRALLRAFFRERRQKGGV; from the coding sequence ATGTTTCTTGCCACGCCGCCTTTTGCCCCTTCCGTCGTCCGCGCCCTCAATGCGCTGGGCATGCTGACGCGCGGGGATTTGCGGCGGACGGGAGCGGCACAGGCTTTTTTGCTGCTGAAAGCGGCGGGTTGCACGGTGACGCGCAGCGTGCTGTGGCAGCTGGCGGCGGAATGCGCGGGCACGGACGCGCGCGCGTTGACGGAGGCGGACAAGGCCGCGCTGTGGGAGGAGGTGAAACGCCGCCCGCCCGCCGCCCTGCCGCCCGATGCCGCAGAGGCCGAAGGCTTTATGCGGCAGGCGTTGCGGCAGGCGCAAACGGCGGCGGCGTTGGGGGAAGTGCCGGTGGGGGCGGTGGTGGTGCGCGGCGGCGAGGTGCTGGCGGCGGCACACAACCGCTGTCTGGCCGACTGCGATGTCAGCGCGCACGCGGAAATCCGTGCGCTCTCGGCGGCGGGGCGGCGGCTCGGCAGTATGCGGCTGGACGGCTGCGATGTGTATGTGACGCTCGAGCCGTGCGCGATGTGCGCTTCCGCCCTGTTGCAGGCGCGGGTGGCGAGGGTGGTGTTCGGCGCGGCCGAGCCCAAAAGCGGCGCGGCGGGCAGTGTGTGCGATTTGTTTGCCGATGGCCGTCTGAACAGCCATACGGCGGTGTTCGGCGGCATTCTGGCCGACGAGAGCCGCGCCCTGCTGCGGGCTTTTTTCCGCGAACGGCGGCAGAAGGGCGGCGTTTGA